The Micromonospora sp. NBC_00421 genome contains a region encoding:
- the purQ gene encoding phosphoribosylformylglycinamidine synthase subunit PurQ, with the protein MTARVGVVTFPGSLDDGDAARAVRIAGAEPVRLWHGDPELHGVDAVVLPGGFSYGDYLRCGAIARFAPVMETLVDAARGGLPVLGICNGFQILCEAHLLPGALTRNQHLHFRNRDQVLRVESAGTAWTNAFQPGQEILIPVKNGEGCYVADTATLDALEAEGRVVARYVRGNPNGSQRDIAAITNAAGNVVGIMPHPEHAVEALTGPSLDGLGFFTSVLKHLVGTPA; encoded by the coding sequence GTGACCGCCCGCGTCGGAGTGGTGACCTTCCCCGGTTCGCTGGACGACGGGGATGCCGCCCGTGCCGTGCGGATCGCCGGTGCGGAGCCGGTCCGGCTCTGGCACGGCGACCCTGAGCTGCACGGGGTGGACGCCGTCGTCCTCCCGGGTGGATTCTCCTACGGCGACTACCTGCGCTGTGGTGCCATCGCCCGGTTCGCCCCGGTGATGGAGACCCTGGTCGACGCCGCCCGGGGTGGCCTGCCGGTGCTCGGCATCTGCAACGGCTTCCAGATCCTCTGCGAGGCACACCTGCTCCCCGGCGCGCTCACCCGCAACCAGCACCTGCACTTCCGCAACCGGGACCAGGTCCTCCGGGTCGAGTCGGCCGGCACCGCCTGGACGAACGCCTTCCAGCCCGGCCAGGAGATCCTCATCCCGGTCAAGAACGGCGAGGGCTGCTACGTCGCGGACACCGCCACCCTCGACGCGCTGGAGGCCGAGGGACGGGTCGTCGCCCGTTACGTCCGCGGCAACCCCAACGGATCGCAGCGGGACATCGCCGCGATCACCAACGCCGCCGGCAACGTGGTCGGCATCATGCCCCACCCGGAGCACGCGGTCGAGGCGCTCACCGGCCCCTCCCTGGACGGCCTCGGCTTCTTCACCTCAGTGCTCAAGCACCTGGTGGGGACGCCGGCGTGA
- the purS gene encoding phosphoribosylformylglycinamidine synthase subunit PurS gives MPRVVVDVMLKPEILDPQGQAVANALPRLGVGDVASVRIGRRIEIEFTGEPDLNRAREIADKLLANPVIEDFTVRVEADETVDAHS, from the coding sequence GTGCCTCGCGTCGTCGTCGACGTCATGCTCAAGCCCGAGATCCTCGATCCTCAGGGCCAGGCCGTCGCAAACGCGCTGCCGCGGCTCGGCGTCGGTGACGTCGCCTCCGTCCGCATCGGCAGGCGGATCGAGATCGAGTTCACCGGCGAACCGGACCTGAACCGGGCCCGGGAGATCGCCGACAAGCTGCTCGCCAACCCCGTCATCGAGGACTTCACCGTCCGGGTCGAGGCCGACGAGACCGTGGACGCGCACTCGTGA
- a CDS encoding YbjQ family protein, translating into MAVRVPPVRAASFCSIRPGAHGTLRGRTTTDSIGTVLVVTTDQLPGYEIRQILGEVVSSMARTRNPYREGVKNLRGGAYDPMAPDNLTRWRTDSVARLGEEALRIGANAVVGMRFDSRDCGEMWMEICAYGTAVIVVPRVPDVMPHDQPLVAAETAHEPGFTEAPGGIAEPASAPDLSSAADTPTRNP; encoded by the coding sequence ATGGCTGTTCGAGTGCCGCCCGTCCGCGCCGCCTCGTTTTGCAGCATCCGACCAGGTGCCCACGGGACGCTTCGAGGCCGTACGACTACTGACAGCATCGGAACCGTGCTGGTCGTGACGACGGATCAACTGCCCGGCTACGAGATCCGCCAGATCCTCGGCGAAGTGGTGTCGTCGATGGCGCGGACGAGGAACCCGTACCGCGAGGGGGTCAAGAACCTGCGCGGCGGGGCGTACGACCCGATGGCCCCGGACAACCTCACCCGCTGGCGTACCGACTCGGTGGCCCGGCTCGGCGAGGAGGCCCTGCGCATCGGCGCGAACGCCGTGGTGGGTATGCGCTTCGACAGCCGGGACTGCGGCGAGATGTGGATGGAGATCTGCGCCTACGGCACGGCGGTGATCGTGGTGCCCAGGGTCCCCGACGTCATGCCGCACGACCAGCCCCTGGTCGCCGCGGAGACCGCCCACGAGCCCGGCTTCACCGAGGCCCCCGGCGGCATCGCCGAACCGGCGAGCGCCCCCGACCTCTCCTCCGCCGCCGACACCCCCACCCGCAACCCCTGA
- the purB gene encoding adenylosuccinate lyase gives MTTIPNVLAHRYASPELVALWSPEEKVRMERRLWLAVLRAQRDLGVAVPDGVVEAYERVVDQVDLASIAERERVTRHDVKARIEEFSALAGHEHVHKGMTSRDLTENVEQLQVRASLELIRDRVVAALARLAWLAHEHSGLVLTGRSHNVAAQATTLGKRFASAAEELLIAYERLEDLINWYPLRGIKGPVGTAADQLDLFDGDAAKVAELERRVAGHLGFSRVLDSVGQVYPRSIDMAVLAALAQVAAAPSSLATTIRLMVGQELATEGFKPGQVGSSAMPHKMNTRSSERVNGFAVIIRGYLSMVGELAGDQWNEGDVSCSVVRRVALPDAFFAADGLFQTFLTVLDEFGAYPAVISRELERFLPFLATTRILVASVRRGVGREVAHEVIKEHAVAVALAMREKGAPENDLFDRLAADSRLGLTRSEIDTLVADPATFTGAAQAQVDAITRRITTVVTAHPEAATYSPPPIL, from the coding sequence GTGACGACGATCCCGAACGTGCTCGCCCACCGGTACGCCTCACCCGAGTTGGTCGCCCTCTGGTCCCCGGAGGAGAAGGTGCGGATGGAGCGGCGGCTCTGGCTCGCCGTGCTCCGCGCCCAGCGGGACCTCGGCGTGGCCGTGCCGGACGGGGTGGTCGAGGCGTACGAGCGGGTGGTCGACCAGGTCGACCTGGCCTCGATCGCCGAGCGGGAGCGGGTCACCCGGCACGACGTGAAGGCCCGGATCGAGGAGTTCAGCGCGCTCGCCGGGCACGAGCACGTGCACAAGGGGATGACCTCCCGCGACCTCACCGAGAACGTCGAGCAGCTCCAGGTGCGCGCCTCGCTGGAGCTGATCCGGGACCGGGTGGTCGCCGCGCTGGCCCGGCTGGCCTGGCTCGCCCACGAGCACTCCGGCCTGGTGCTGACCGGCCGGTCGCACAACGTCGCCGCGCAGGCCACCACGCTGGGCAAGCGCTTCGCCTCGGCGGCGGAAGAGCTGCTCATCGCGTACGAGCGGCTGGAAGACCTGATCAACTGGTACCCCCTGCGCGGGATCAAGGGGCCGGTGGGCACCGCCGCCGACCAGCTCGACCTCTTCGACGGCGACGCCGCGAAGGTGGCCGAGCTGGAGCGGCGGGTGGCCGGGCACCTGGGCTTCTCCCGGGTGCTGGACAGCGTCGGGCAGGTCTATCCGCGCTCGATCGACATGGCGGTGCTCGCAGCCCTGGCGCAGGTGGCCGCCGCGCCGTCGTCGCTGGCCACCACGATCCGGCTGATGGTCGGTCAGGAGTTGGCGACCGAGGGCTTCAAGCCGGGTCAGGTCGGCTCCAGCGCGATGCCGCACAAGATGAACACCCGCTCGTCGGAACGGGTGAACGGCTTCGCGGTGATCATCCGGGGCTACCTGTCGATGGTCGGCGAGCTGGCCGGTGACCAGTGGAACGAGGGGGACGTCTCCTGCTCGGTGGTCCGCCGGGTGGCCCTGCCGGACGCCTTCTTCGCCGCCGACGGGCTGTTCCAGACCTTCCTCACCGTGCTCGACGAGTTTGGGGCCTACCCGGCGGTGATCAGCCGGGAGCTGGAGCGCTTCCTGCCCTTCCTCGCCACCACCAGGATCCTGGTCGCGTCGGTGCGCCGGGGCGTCGGCCGGGAGGTCGCCCACGAGGTGATCAAGGAGCACGCGGTCGCCGTGGCGTTGGCGATGCGGGAGAAGGGCGCCCCGGAGAACGACCTGTTCGACCGGCTTGCCGCCGACTCCCGCCTCGGCCTCACCCGCAGCGAGATCGACACCCTGGTCGCCGACCCCGCCACCTTCACCGGTGCCGCCCAGGCCCAGGTGGACGCGATCACCCGCCGCATCACCACCGTCGTCACCGCCCACCCCGAAGCCGCCACCTACTCCCCACCCCCCATCCTCTGA